The following DNA comes from Anopheles coustani chromosome 2, idAnoCousDA_361_x.2, whole genome shotgun sequence.
AAAGCAAGAAAGAGCAGCTTCGATCTATCCATTACAATCCATATGATAAGTATCTATGAAACGAATTGTATGAATATGGAACTCATAGAAGGGTAGGAGGGCTTGTTTAACATTCGATCAATTACTTTCACCATGTGTTTTTGAAGAGGAATGGGCAAGTGGACATGTAACAAATAACATCTTAACGTGAAACTatttattgaattgaattcatACCGTTGTATTGTATGAAatgcaaattaattaataGACCCCAAAATATGTGATTCTGTTATCACTGTTTGTCCTACCCTTGTGTgagaagaaagagagagtgatgcagaaacgaataaaatacGAAGAAAAGATACAGTCATGGTCTTCAAGTTATCCTTTCCCTTCTGGTAGGCTGATTTGTTAACGTGTCAGTTTTGTGTGTTTAATCCTAGTTTGATTCCTGATAAAGGTCTCTCTATCTATTTGTACAGGAGGTTTCTCCACACGGCGAGGAAGGTCCGGTTTCGCACGATTGGTTGCTTgtctagaaaatgttttaaaactgtAAACCATCCCTGGTTAAGCTGGGAAGTGTTCTGGTTCAATAACAAATTGATTGGTTTTGTTGGTATTGACTGAACCATGTCATTATCCCAAACACTACTGAATCCGTTACTGGTAACGAAAACATCTAACTATAACATTCAACTGGAAACACTAAtcataaaattttttatttacacaacTATATAATCTTCATCCTTTTCAGTAATAACATAACTTTTCGCTTTTGTTGCTATCatcttgaaatttaaaattttaatttactttccGCTAGTCCTGAATTAATATCACAATTCTGCCATTCCAAGAACATCGGATGTTTACGCGGCCAAAACGGATACTGCAAGCGACTTCTATCGTGTTTTGGACGAAGAAACTTAGCGGTTGCAAAAGCAACGAAAGCTGTGATAACAACAGATGGCTTAACAAGTGTGGAATCAGTGCTGACACTGCACTGCAGCATCGTAAGAGCACAACGATATTCTTATATTTAGGGGGAGAGGCGGAGCGCGCTGCTTTCGGTTCGAACTTTTTCGTACTGCAACACTAATTCATATGCTTGTTCTTACAATTGATACACAGAGCCGTTGGAtaactgtttttttcttctggttGTTGTGTTTAgtttaataaaatcattacAAACAAGTTAATTCGAAACAATGTTTATCTCATTTCGCCTATTTCGAACGCGATGCAGATAAAAACAAAGAGTATGTTTTAAATCGTTTAAGATTCTTCAACATATAGTTATAACTGGTATAACGGGTAGTGTCAGGTGTGACCCGAGTATACGTATGTCATCTACTCTCCGTCAGCACCTGTCACTAGAGATCAGGAAGAACGGTCTCTTCGAACTGAACCGTCTAGGAGAACGGACGAAATATATCGATCGGTCGATCATCGAGTACACGACACATTATTGGCGCAGCCGGTAGGATGTGAGTATAGTGAACAGGTTAAAACAGTGCAAATTAGtgattcactttttttttgtgatccTTTGTGTAAGAGTACCCGAAactcgtttttttattaagcGTAGTTTCATCTCCGATCGATCGTCAAAGATCGGGTGATTTGTGGTGCCGCCGTCCTGTAACGTGCTcacatcaattttatttgtccCATCTTTTGTCTCCTTTGACCCAGTTTTTTTCAAAGAGCATCGAACTTGGCGTTCGAAAGATAGTGCGCACTACAAGATAGACGCGTTATCTAAATACAAAACCGCACTACCAGATAGACGGCTTTTGTGATctattgtagttttttttctacctcttCTGTTTATTGCAATTGTATGAGTGACCTGGATAAGCTATTATTTACCAGACGCGACCACGTGAGTGATAGTGAATATAGTGAAAGTGCTGATTCAATAGATTCTGGAAGTTTAGCTCACATTCCAATTGCTAACTTAAACATTGAGCTAGGAGCGATGTCGCTCGAACAATCGCAATCCCAAATGGGAACGACAGAAAATGTGTTAACGCAAGTGATTTCacagttaaacattttaaatgctaaaatagaacaaataacTGCAAAGCAGGAAGCGTATGAAGCCACGGTACAAAGGCCATCGAACTTTGGAAACACGTGTTCATCAAACACGATTACAGAACCTGTTTCATTGCCTCTTGTTACTAGTGATGTTTTTCGGATCCCCGATCCAATTAAATCGATACCGCCTTATGATGGAAATCGAAAACAGTTACAGTCTTGGTTAACAGTAGTAGAAAACActctgaaaattttcaaagatTTAGTAAGCTCCCAGGTGTACGCTATTTACGTACaatctattttaaataaaatttgtggAAATGCTAAGGACGTGCTGTGTTTAGCTGGTAACCCGATAAATTTTGAAGAAGTAAAAATAGTACTAATAGAAGCTTTTGGTGATCGTCAAGAGCTGGCCACATATAAAGCCCAGCTTTGGTCGAATAAACAAAGTGATGACATGAGTATTTATGCATattataagaaaacaaaagaattgaTGCTTAACATTAAAACAATTGCTAAGCAGAACAGTGTGTACAGTGAAAGTTGGACAGCCATCTCCAAGTTTATAGAAGACGATGTACTTGCCGCATTCATTGCCGGGCTAAAGCACCCTTATTTCGGTTATGTACAAGCATCTAAGCCTGATAGTATTGAAACTGCTTATGCGTTTCTTTGCAAGTTCactgcaaatgaaaaaatatcctCTCAATtgacacaaacaaaatatcaaaaatccGGTGCAGTTAACAAGACATTTGGTACTAATACAAACGCAAAAACATCTTTTGTGCATACCCAAGGGCCAAGTCAAACATATTCACAGGTCAACCCAGTTCaacaaaaccattttaaaactCATACAGAAAAAATGGAAGTAGATTCCTCCACGAATAGTCGGTTTACAGCCAATAGAAACATTATTAACAATATTCCTTCACATAATACTGAAAATTTCGGCGGTGAAGAAGATGAAATTTTGACAAATTTTTGGCAGGTCAAAgaggaaataaattcaaaaatactTAACTTGCGATTAGAGTTAGAAGAGTACGATTACGAAGCGAAGTATAAGCAAGGAAAGGCAAATATAGTCGCTGACGCTCTTAGTCGAATACCACAAGAAAGTCATGCAAATGAAACATTAACAAAAAACTATTCGAGTCCTAAGAAACACCTCTTAGATACTACTAACTCCGAAGCCTCAAGTTTAGAAACCATTCATTCTGCCGAAAGATCTGACAATTATtacggaaaacaaactgcTATATTTGCAGAAGAAACTGTAATGCAAACCCAACAAGAAACACTATGTAATAACAATTTCACAAAAGAGTGTTATGTTAGTACACTACCAGAAACACATAGCAATAACAATTTCACAAAAGAACGTTATGTTAGTACAACGACAATAGGAGATAATTTGAAACaaccaaacgaacaaaacaacctTGTAATAACAGAACACCCTAGTTGTATCCATAGCTGTGCGATTTGTACATTTTGTTCTGAATCAAACGAACAGATTAGAAACACACTCTGTACAATAACGGATATTCTGAATACAAACATGCACAAATACGAACGATCGGATACTAGATTATTACAAAAACAAGCAGTCGCGCAATATAACAATACAAATCATCCAGCTACAGAATTATTAAGCAACACCGACTATAGAACATCAGAGATTTTGTTCTTTAAGGCAAAAACTAACATGCCAAAGGCAATTAAATCAAATAGACGGATGGCAGAAAATATTGTAAAGCGGGCTTCACCAATATTTAGCGAGTGCCAGAAACTTTTAGGATTACCTAAAATAAGAACAAAATTGCAACCGCGAGCAAACAAAATTGTGCCAAAGCgcgtaaaagaaaaaccgttcgaaaacggaaaaggtATGATAAGACACAAGGCCAAAATCAAAAGACATCGtgctagatatttttgacCACCTTCTTTTTCATTATATAAGACATctcgtttaatttttcatttaatcatTCATTAACTATTACAAATTATGGTATCCATACAAATTTAAAAGTGAACCATCCTATGTAAATAAGATAATTGTGAATGGACCTATAATTTGTTTAGATCAGCTTCATTTAGGGCTAGTATTAAGAAACAAGAACTATTATAACGAATTCTGAAAAAATGTATTACTTCGAACTTCTTCGGACGAGGACGACCGACTTTCACCCCCCGGAGAAGTTATAACTGGTATAACGGGTAGTGTCAGGTGTGACCCGAGTATACGTATGTCATCTACTCTCCGTCAGCACCTGTCACTAGAGATCAGGAAGAACGGTCTCTTCGAACTGAACCGTCTAGGAGAACGGACGAAATATATCGATCGGTCGATCATCGAGTACACGACACATTATTATATACTTTCGAAATATGATAAGAACAATACATTTTACTTCGTTAAACTTACACTACCCAATAATAAACTGAATGAATTCTCGGTTTCGCAATTCGTAAAGACCTCAATAACGGGCGGTTCGCGTGAACCTTGATTTTATCTTACAAAAGAATAATAATTTCCATGTGAAGCATATTCGAAACATACTAATCCGATTAAGAGGTATAGCCTAACCACAcgggaaaaataatattgtcGGTTGAGAAAAAACTTTATCATTTGCTTCCTAGCCAACGCtaagatttttttgttattatccACACTTTCCGCGAATGTTCCTATAAGCCCTGTGTTCCAGCCGGTTGAGTCAATAACAAAATACTCAGAGtagatttaaattattttttatacctCGAAGTTGTTTATCAACGAGATTACTATTCTGATTCTGGCAGTATAATTAAAagcattaaatttgtttgctgGTCTATTCATAAAGAGTGTCGCTAAGAGCTGAAGTAGTATACCgattcaaacatatttcaaaaatgtaaaataaaaacttatccGGATGTCTTATGTCTTGGAATCATTGCCAAGGTTCTGAATGGTGGCGGTGACGGTTAATggttaatgttatttttacattttttatctgACGAGTAATGTAAAGTTGTtagtaaaaattaatttatacaaaataaaatttaaacaaacctAAACAACCtgcttattattattttattataattattataatttattatttattatttgcgAATCACTCGCTACAAAAGTAAAACGTGTAAACATTGGATATACAAATCCAAAAATTGATTAACTAAATTTTGCAATCTTGAATGATAAGTGCAAGAATACGATACAAAGTAAagtatttaatattaaaaacaaatatgatcATAAAAACAATTTAGACAACCCGTCGGTTCAACTTTATCAAACTATCTTTAAACACATCGATAGATTAATGCACACGATGTAACAAAAACTATAGGGCACAGAAAACCTAAAGTGAAAAGTTGGTCAAACCACAAAACTAACCGTAACCAATAGTTTTAAACCCTAATTAGATTGAAAAGAGCAAAACAACATCTTACGAGCTGCATGTCCAGCATGAAAAAAGCTGTCCTTTCTCAAAAACatcttttatttcctttctcgAACTTtaagattatttttcaattttctttctccacCATTCACATCCAGGAATGTTTGTTGATCAGTAAACAATTCTGCGAAACTTTATCAAGTTACTGCATTCCCAGGGATCTGCTGCTACCATCTCCCGTTAAATAGTGCTCGAGTCTTTTGaaagttcattttttatttttttcttcagctctttttattttgtacttCTGGACTTGTCTTACAACTGCAAGATCTGTTTCAATTCAGTTGCTTTGGTTTTGGTTCGCTTCATTGCTTTAGTGCAGAAAAAAACCTGTACGAAAGGAACAGCAGTGGGTTGTCTCTAGTGTTTTGTGAGTAGTTCACCGTTGGTTTTTGACAAACCGCAGCCTCGTCGCTTCTTTCAAATTAGTGCTTTTATTCATACCGGATCCATGCCAACGGTTGGATGCTGTCCAGATTTTTtctaattctaagaaataaaacatcgcTTCAAATGTAGTACAGATTGTTTTCTCTGTACACCATTACAGAATCATTTGCTTTATGTATGTCCTAGTTTTTGTAAAAGCAGTGCCCTCAAtacatcttttattttatatttgctttatattcatttcttttcaatatAAAGCTTGTGATTTTGCAGATTCGTTTGGATTTGTATACAGTTTTCGCCAGTCACATTATTCATGCCTTCAAAGCATtatcctatataataattttccttccgagggtcgaccatggcccaacaaacacgcgcgcgaaaagtaacccttattcgatcGATGCCTGATTCAATGTCGcaactaattcaaaatcagaaaaatgggcctgttaagcaaaaccgacccttctgtgcgttgttgttggaatttgttgctgttagtgtgtgtaagagtgagagaaagaaatagggagaggtataacgagaaaatgagagagaaagagagagacatacagtaaagatagaggcaGACATAGTGGGGAACAGAGAGACAACaatggaaagtatgacaaggcgaggcatagggatagggatagatatagccagagagagagagagataaatagaaagagagagataatgagaaagagaaagagacagtgtgaatgcgatgggagatgtggtAGGCAAATTAAGAAAGAGTACGATGGAGAGAAGAGAGATTGTTGATGGAAGAaggaagatgggagatgggagatgggacaTGGGAGATGGGAAAGTTGGGGACAAAGAGtggtaaacaaataaagagCGGGATGAGAGGTgcgagagagatagagatagagcgaaagagaaaaagatagatagagagagagagagagagagagagagagaaagagaaagagaggaagagagacgagataagaaagagagaaagagaaaaagataaaGAGAGCAACATttagagagcgagagagagaatgagagagagatagggcaaagaaagaaagagactGAAAATTAGCGGCATAGGACGGTATGTCTGAGCTGACTTAGCGATTATGTGAGAAGGAGTGAGAACAATTGCGCTCGCATACAGGATTAGCTTACAACGCATCCAGTTGATTCGAACTCGCATCTCTATGCATGTGTTAACGGATCTACcactacaagaaaaaaaaaaaacaagaacgtGAGAAGTGGGGATCGCTATCCGCGGCAGAGCATACGGTGGACCGATCCGAGACTGCAGTTGTGCGAGCAGGTAACtttaccttccgcgaaacgaacaaggcaaGAAAAGGGAGATagttccttccgcgaaacacagAAGGTGGTGGATAGCAAGCGGCAGAGTGTGCAGGCCGTCGAGCTCCTACTTCGCGCCTTTTATGAATCatcacacacatggaaggaTTCTCCattagaaacaaaagaaagaaaaaatcgatgGGGGGAATAGTGAGCCACAGAACGTGCAGCGTATGCGGCACAGGGAGAGAAGGATGTGCCTCGCATCGCATCGCAATAATatggattatcatgcgtagcaggagtGTTTTGCTCAGTTTACACGGGACGCAAAAGCCTGATAAAACACGAGcaaatgtcagttttgctgtcatttttttttcgtttcgtgtcgccgctactattcgtgagccgatccaaatgaaagAGCATTCAGTGATGATTTGAGTGCCTCCTccttttttttagctttttaGCAACGACCGAGAAACAAatttgcgcagattttgacaaCCGTAGTTAGTCAGTTAGTGTCAGACTGACatcattttattgtttgcaaaggttgctttgtgCTCCATGTCCGACCCACACTTTAAAAAGTGGCGTAACCACAGGACATGCGTAGGCTTGCATGTACTGCGTagcacagaaactggtacaatatgctgtaactcggTTTAAGTACATGTCTTTGAAAAACCTCCTACTAACCGGGCTATTTGATAAACACGTTTGATTTGgtatttggtaacatttttcgatataactgtaattttacatttatatCGATGGGGGCTACAGTCAAAGGGAGATATCCTGTGCGCCAAGATCTGGCTCTGGTCGAACAGGGAGATGGTCAACTTACTTCGTATCTTATCGATGGTCCCGCAATACGTATTTTAAACCCCCTTACCGTTCTGCAATTGCCGATACAATTGAAACCATAACGGGACGACATGGAACCATCAAAAGTGAGGTAGGGGAACCAGAGACtgccgacgggccaggtacctggcctaaaaaacctagtaattaaacataaaaacagtACTTTATGTTATACAGGCGATATcgattttcagtttttaattaGGTAAAGATACCATGTAGAAACTTAAAATCTAATGTGGTTAGCAACCACACATTTTGTCGTAGTTCGTTGTGCAAGCACTCTCAAAATAATGAGTTGAGTCTAATAAGTTTTGTCCCAAAACTTTTTAAGACTTGACGTATAACTTGATTTAGGGttacataaaacattaaatatgGAGACAAACTCATAACTCCAGGACGGGCATAAACCAGTCAAGAAACTACTGGTGAACGGAAGACGGTTCCCACTGAGGTGGAAAGACAATAAAAAGAACAGGGAAATAGTTTATGGCTAGCTTCCGTCGATGATGCTACGATTAGAAGGGTGAATTTGTAGAACTATTAAAACCATGATAAGCAGCACATACTAGACTACGATTATGGCGATGTAGTTTGTTTCATTCACGAGCTTAGTTAAATTTTATCACGTCGTAATATGCAGCGcttaaacaaacatttctaCTGTAGTTACAACTTCATCAAAAGCAACAAAGTTatggatttttatgtttcaaacTCTCAGGTGctcataaacataaaacttgttttaaatcTTGTCCACTGCTTTCATGACTGCATTATTTACGTTCCCATTGTCTAAAGAATGAAACATATTCTTCTATCTTCATCACACACTAAATTCTCCCGGGTCCTCAATGAAAGCTCTGCCATggagctttaaaaaaaagcagatgTCTTCGTTACGCACTGTCAAgcgtaaatattattttccatccaatAGCAACCTAAAGCAAACCCTAGTGTAGCCATTATAAGTCATTGGAAGTAGGTCTGTTGGTCCCTATGCAATTACTGAAGCTTTAATAAATTGCATCTGCAGCAGTTCACTTGTCATCTCTAGTATATTAGTGAACTATGAGAAAAAGCTTAGTAAAAGCAGTTCATTGATGTTTTAATTGAGCAAACTATCTTATTGCAGATCTGGAAATATTATAGATAAATCGAAAACCGGTAGCCAACGCAACGTTATAGTACTATCCAGCTAGCACTCGAACGGaattattgttttcgttttgcacTTTCTGGAAGTTAAAGGACAATATTAAGAACCAGTGCAAATACAGacatttaatgtaaattttgaCAACTTTTACCGAACTTTGAaggatgataaaaaaatagtgaaaTTACTGTCATTTTTGGTTAAATTTtggtcaaattttatttcattgaattgaaatattgTATCCGTCTATTAGCAGCTTTACCATCCATGTGATTTCGATAATTTAGTGTTTTTAGTGTTTCAACttcatttgaaacaaaaaattttcGGTCTAGAAATACTCTTtcgaaaacataaattatcttAACAACTGGTAAAATATTTGTGTTGTCAGTCAGTAAAGTGCGAAAGTTATCGTCGATCAAGCCGGTTATTTCGATATCGAGGACGAATAGAATGactatttgttttcgttttataattttgtcaaattttccaatttgaagATAATATTTCCTGAAAcatattcataaatttaaaaaaatcagcatCATGTAAGTTTTTTACGGAGTCGAATCAACATTTTCAACCAATCTTGAATTCAAATCTGAATCTATTAAGATTGTTTCTAATTGACagtaaattttaaatgaaaattcataATTTAACAATAATTTGAACCATAGGTTTACCTATAACCAAGGTTCATTTCTAGCAATTATTTAACTTGATACGAATGCGATGACTTAACGACACGACACACTGAGTGCGGAACAGAGAGGAGCCAGCCTGTTGATTTGAAAGCCGGAGCAAAACATCATTATCATCTATCACTACCTCTCGTCAAATGCCCCCAAGTACCAGTGCTTAAGTTGAAATTCAACTATTAATTTGCATACTTTATCTCCTCAAACTCtgtgaaaaatttacattagAATTTATCAGTTAATCACTAAACTAGTGCACTGTCGTATTCAATAATTCTCTTAAGAACTCTTTCCTTAGCATTTTAAATTCTGGGCTTTCAGTTTGACAATCATAAACAGCGCAAAGGAAgcataaaaaaccaaaatgtcCTCTACTAGCTACAGTGAATCAGAGATAGTTGTTGTCATAAGAGAGATTTGAAGAAAACAGCTGCTCAAAAACGTTTAGCAGTGTGTTTAAAGAGGAAACCATCTCGCGTTCTTATCGTGGGGCATTCCCTGTCAAGGGAACCCCACCACCTTAGTTCCGTATGCGATAGCTCCCTTctaaatgaaatcaaaacactGCTTACGGTTTCTATGTAAGCAtgtgttggttttgcaccatcgtCTGTTTCAGCGGAAACTCTGAGTTCTTGATATTACAGCTTCGCAAGCTGGCTTATGATGCGCGTTGGTCAGATTGATGCATCCTGCGAATGACCGCGGAGCTATTATTATCATCAAGTCAGTACGAAAACATTAACACTAGGAGCGGGAGATTGATGCGATCCGATTTTGGTAGCAAATTCAGTGTACTGACGGTCTGCGCCGATTCAACGAACGTGTCTTCTTCATAAAGTCGCAAGTTGCGCAATGTGCAAGTtcatttgtttcatatttGTCGTATCTTCAATGGTAGTGGACGGTGCAAACAGATGGCTCAACAACGGTGAATTCTGTGAAACACCCTTCGGCGCATTTGGTACTTGTGAGTTGGTGAGAAACTGTTCTTATGTAAAAAAGATTTTCTCCAAGCCAGACTTTTCGGCCTACGACGAGGAATACTTGAACTCATTGAAGTGTGGTGAGATGAAAATTCATGGTAAAAAACCTTTTCCACTGGTAAGCATAAAATCTGTCGTTATTACCATCATGCTAGGTCAAAGCATGGGAAGCGGTAGTGAGTGTTGCGAAGATTTAATTTTGTGTGAAATTAACTGATATTGTTTTCCTACCAGGTATGTTGTCCAAcgtttgaaaatgttcacTGCAAAAATGAATTCTCGAATAGAATTTACGATGGCATTACAACACAGCGAGGAGAATTCCCGTGGGCCGCCCTTTTGTTTTATGACGTCGGAATCAATCGCCCGGTGCCGAAATGTGGTGGATCGCTTATCAGCGAACTATACGTGATAACGGCTGCCCACTGTACCACCGGCAAACCACAGTGGCAGCTGTGAGTAGAATCATTACAGATCGTTTtatgaaatataaaacaacacaCTGCTATCCTTTCTGTACGCTTGCAGTCTTTTCGCCCGCTTCAATGAGTTCAACACGACCAGCAACGAAAATTGTACTTACATTGATGAAGAGGAAATCTGTCGGTATGACTATGCTATAGAATCGGTCATCCCCCACCCGGATTACGGTAGGAATCAAAATTCTCAGCCGAATGATATCTGCATCCTGAGGCTTGCCACGGCAGTAACGTTCAACTTTTTCGTGAAGCCAATCTGCTTGCCCCTTGAAACGGACGTACAGGGGCTTCCCGTTGTGAAACATAACTTCACCGTTACTGGATGGGGTGAAACGGAAAATGGTGCGCTCGACAAGCGGTTGAGATGCAGAATTGATCGACATTTGaaaagaataattttacatttgcCATTTTCAGCAATGCGAAGTGAACTTCAGCTGCATGTAGTAATACCCGGATTGGACAATACGGTCTGTAACTCGGTTTATAAAGTTGCCAACGTGACACTATCGGATAAGCAGCTTTGTGTCGGTGGACTAAATGGTACCGACTCGTGCCGCGGTGATTCTGGAGGACCTCTTATGCGGAATGTGTCGAATATCTGGTATTTGGCAGGAGTCGTCAGCTTTGGCGCCCGGCTATGTGGAACGGAAGGCCTTCCCGGCGTGTACACTAATGTGGAGAAGTACTTGAGCTGGATCGAAGATATAACGTTCGTAGAGCAATATTGGTAATTTACTAAGGCAAATCTTAACAATTACAGCACTTCAATTCTTTTGAGTACTTCGATCATCCAACGTGTAATTGAAACTCAGTAGATTTATTGGAAGCAGAGAAATCAATATCAATTTTAAAGAATAGAATAAGTTCGTCTATTTTAAGATGTAAATGagcaatttattaatttattttatttatttgtgtatTTCAAATAATGTCGTATGACCATAAG
Coding sequences within:
- the LOC131264684 gene encoding CLIP domain-containing serine protease B15-like codes for the protein MCKFICFIFVVSSMVVDGANRWLNNGEFCETPFGAFGTCELVRNCSYVKKIFSKPDFSAYDEEYLNSLKCGEMKIHGKKPFPLVCCPTFENVHCKNEFSNRIYDGITTQRGEFPWAALLFYDVGINRPVPKCGGSLISELYVITAAHCTTGKPQWQLLFARFNEFNTTSNENCTYIDEEEICRYDYAIESVIPHPDYGRNQNSQPNDICILRLATAVTFNFFVKPICLPLETDVQGLPVVKHNFTVTGWGETENAMRSELQLHVVIPGLDNTVCNSVYKVANVTLSDKQLCVGGLNGTDSCRGDSGGPLMRNVSNIWYLAGVVSFGARLCGTEGLPGVYTNVEKYLSWIEDITFVEQYW